The genomic stretch TAACTGTTCTGCTGTCATTTGATCAATTATTACTGCTGCTTTTAACAACGATATAATCTGTTCGCGCATAAGTGCTGTATCAAACTTATCCATTTCCCGGTTATCGCTGTTAACCATCAGATAATCCGGCATGGGGATAAACCCAATTACCGGAATACCAGCTTCAAACAGCGGCTGACTCTCTCCGAATTCAAACCTGTTATGCCCTCGAAGCAATACCGTTCTCTGCGTTTTTCTCTCTTCCACTGATTTTATCCAGACAGCAGACATCATCTCATTTCCGGTATAAGTATATTCTGTCTGAAGGTTACCTGTCTTCTCATAAATTCCATCTTTGTTCTCTTTCCATTCCATACTGCCAAGATGTTCTACTGTAATTCCTGCTACTGCCTTCAAATGCCCCTCCTTTCCATCCCAAAGTTCCGGATGGGCCTGCATCCAGGTTGAGGTTGCCTGAGAAGTTCCCTGGAAGACCGGAAGTCTAAAGTGCCCAGTTATAAATGCAAATACAATGGTACGTTCCGGCTGAACTTTCTGCAGATATCGAATCATCGACAGCATCCCTACAGCACCGTTTTCTTCCACCACATTTACTCCGTCTGTATGAGAGTTTATGATAAGAGCTTCCTTTGTATTTTTACCGGGTATGCTGACATAAAAGGATTCCGTTTCTGCCTTTGGCTGCTTGTTCGCTTCAAGGATTACTGTCGCTGTTTTGTTTAATTTAGCTGCTGCTAATACTTTCCTGCCCTCTGATGCATTCACCCAGACAGCCGGTATTCCTGCATAGTCGGTGATAAAGGAGAGGTACTGATCTTCTGCTTTTTCATCGGATACACCTTTCCAGACCAAAATAACAGCAAGTGCACCTTTTTCTTTCGCTTCTTCCAATTTGGGTTCCTGCAGTGCTGTTGTTAATACCAAATCTCCGTCACTGGCAGTAAGCTTATTCTGCAGTAAAGCCGTGATACGCTCATTCATAACGAGACCTAAGGGAATCTTCTTTGTATTATCAATCTCAATTACTGCAATTTTACCTTTGGCTTTCTCATACTTACCGGCAGTTGTATAGACCAGTTCTCCGGTTACTCCCTTTTCATCTGTTTCACCAGAATAAGGGAAGGCAGATGAGATATGGATTTCTTCTCCGTTTATATATAAACTGCTTTTTTCTTCTTCCCAACTGTTAAATGTATACTTATCCGAATGAATTTCCAGTCCCATATTGGTTAATTCTTTCTTTAGCCAGTCTATAAATTCCTGTTGTCCCTCAGAGCCTGTGACACGGCTTCCAAAAGAATTCATAGTCTTAATATTATGAAGCATAACCGTTTCTGAGTCCAGTAAATCGTCATCAATTTGTGCAGAAATATGAGCTGGTAGCTCCTTCGGTTCTGTTATGGGTTTCGTATAAATATTGATTAGCAGGAGTACAACTGTCAGTACACTTAAAAGGCCATAGATACACTTAGCGATTACTGAGGAGCTTCTTTTCTTTACCGGTCTGATTGAAGCTATATGATAGACTCCGGTCGCAATAAGCAGGAATATCCCTATTACAAGGAATATGAATTTTTCCGAAAAGAAAAACAATACCTCCGGCACTATTATTCCAATAAAAAACAGCTTAATTTTCCTGGTGTTACATTTAAGATAATATGACAAAATAGATTCGATTACGAGACACCCTGAGATTATCAGTGACAGATCTTTTTGATATCCCAGGAATATACACTGTGACATTGCCAACATCAGTAATACCACTCCAGAAATTATTTTGTAGATAGTCGTCTTCATTCTTAACAGCTCCATTTCAATGAAATTTGACATTACATTTGTAATCTCAGTTAAATTATAGTATAGTAAGTCCTGTAAAAACAATACCAAGTTACCGTATTCACCCCATCCCGTACAAAAAGGAGGCATCTGTTATGCCTGATTACCCGCTATTTATCCCAAATACACAGAAGCACTGCTCCAATAAGGAAACCAACCGCCTTACCAGAGAAGCCATCTGTACCGCACTTGTTCTGCTAATCCGGGAACAACCCTTTGATAAAATTACCGTTACCGATATTGTTAGACGAGCAGGTGTATCAAGAACCGCTTATTACAGCAATTATTCCACCAAACAGGATATACTGATTGAACTGGTCGACTCCCTGATTCTTGAGATAAACCAGGGACTGCTTCCTTATACCAACGAACAGAATGGTAAAGCAAAAGAACCTGAAAAGTTTATTACCGTACTTTTTCAGATTCTTTTAAAACAGCGTGACATTTATCAGACCTTGCTTGATGCCAGCTTTCAGCATATTATTTTAGAGCGTTTAACAGAAACCCTGCAATCCAATATCTTAAACAGGACGGAGGAAAATCTGTATCGGGCTACCTTCAACGCAGGTGCACTGTATAATATTTTTACCAGATGGATGCAGGTGGGTTCCCAGACTCCGATTGAAGAAATGACTCAGATCTGCCTCAAGATTTACTATATGCCAATGTCTGAATGATATCATCTGCCCCTACACTGTTAATGTTTTCTTTTTCCAAATTCAAGCATCAGGTATCCGCATTGGTTATATGGTATTCCTTTATTTTCTGATTTATCTGCGCAAGCATATTAGGGGAGGAATTCAGAAAAAGTATGGATATCCTTTTCTGTTACTTCTCTGCTCTTTTCTATTTCTTCTTTTCTGCTCCACTTAAATACAGCTGCACATAATGCTGAAACAAGGGGTGTTGTAGCAATTATACCTACCGAACCGGCAATCCCCTGCAGAATTTCGATTACGATCATATCACTGTTTAGTATCTGGATCATCGGATACTCATAGATTTGAAATAATATCATGAGATTAAAGGCTGACCCCACAAATGCAAGTATCAGAGTATTTGCCATAGTTCCCATAGCATCCCGGCCTATATTCATACCAGATTTGAAAATCTGTTTTTTGGTAATGGTAGGGTTCTGTTCATATACC from Anaerocolumna sp. AGMB13020 encodes the following:
- a CDS encoding PA domain-containing protein — its product is MKTTIYKIISGVVLLMLAMSQCIFLGYQKDLSLIISGCLVIESILSYYLKCNTRKIKLFFIGIIVPEVLFFFSEKFIFLVIGIFLLIATGVYHIASIRPVKKRSSSVIAKCIYGLLSVLTVVLLLINIYTKPITEPKELPAHISAQIDDDLLDSETVMLHNIKTMNSFGSRVTGSEGQQEFIDWLKKELTNMGLEIHSDKYTFNSWEEEKSSLYINGEEIHISSAFPYSGETDEKGVTGELVYTTAGKYEKAKGKIAVIEIDNTKKIPLGLVMNERITALLQNKLTASDGDLVLTTALQEPKLEEAKEKGALAVILVWKGVSDEKAEDQYLSFITDYAGIPAVWVNASEGRKVLAAAKLNKTATVILEANKQPKAETESFYVSIPGKNTKEALIINSHTDGVNVVEENGAVGMLSMIRYLQKVQPERTIVFAFITGHFRLPVFQGTSQATSTWMQAHPELWDGKEGHLKAVAGITVEHLGSMEWKENKDGIYEKTGNLQTEYTYTGNEMMSAVWIKSVEERKTQRTVLLRGHNRFEFGESQPLFEAGIPVIGFIPMPDYLMVNSDNREMDKFDTALMREQIISLLKAAVIIDQMTAEQLGVGERYTYFYGMSN
- a CDS encoding TetR/AcrR family transcriptional regulator, whose translation is MPDYPLFIPNTQKHCSNKETNRLTREAICTALVLLIREQPFDKITVTDIVRRAGVSRTAYYSNYSTKQDILIELVDSLILEINQGLLPYTNEQNGKAKEPEKFITVLFQILLKQRDIYQTLLDASFQHIILERLTETLQSNILNRTEENLYRATFNAGALYNIFTRWMQVGSQTPIEEMTQICLKIYYMPMSE